A part of bacterium genomic DNA contains:
- a CDS encoding RsmD family RNA methyltransferase, translating into MSISGGYLKGRRIKISGSKTRPTSALVRQALFDILGSIEGLSFCDLYAGTGIVGFEALSRFAKRAEFVESNRIAFRGIISSLEKLAIEREFAEVRNMKMQRWLALSDSKFDVIFADPPYIDRVMDELIESKKMILDKIEDAGMLVLQLPSRLDTTEFAGDCRKFGDDMLCFIEKV; encoded by the coding sequence ATTTCCATTTCAGGTGGTTATTTGAAGGGCCGGAGAATAAAAATCTCCGGGAGCAAAACTCGCCCGACTTCTGCATTGGTGAGGCAAGCGCTGTTTGATATACTCGGTTCCATAGAGGGACTTAGTTTCTGCGATCTTTATGCGGGCACCGGTATTGTGGGTTTCGAGGCTCTGAGCCGCTTCGCAAAACGCGCCGAGTTTGTGGAATCGAATAGGATTGCATTTCGGGGAATTATTTCCAGTTTAGAAAAACTGGCTATCGAAAGAGAGTTTGCCGAGGTAAGGAACATGAAAATGCAACGATGGCTAGCTTTAAGTGATAGTAAATTCGACGTTATATTTGCCGATCCTCCATATATCGACCGAGTGATGGATGAATTAATTGAATCCAAAAAAATGATACTCGATAAAATTGAAGATGCAGGCATGCTTGTTCTTCAGTTGCCTTCACGATTAGATACAACAGAATTTGCGGGCGACTGCCGCAAATTTGGCGATGACATGCTCTGTTTTATTGAGAAAGTGTAG